The proteins below are encoded in one region of Eulemur rufifrons isolate Redbay chromosome 2, OSU_ERuf_1, whole genome shotgun sequence:
- the PTBP1 gene encoding polypyrimidine tract-binding protein 1 isoform X3 has product MSSSSASAANGNDSKKFKGDNRSAGVPSRVIHIRKLPSDVTEGEVISLGLPFGKVTNLLMLKGKNQAFIEMNTEEAANTMVNYYTSVTPVLRGQPIYIQFSNHKELKTDSSPNQARAQAALQAVNSVQSGNLALATSAAAVDAGMAMAGQSPVLRIIVENLFYPVTLDVLHQIFSKFGTVLKIITFTKNNQFQALLQYADPVSAQHAKLSLDGQNIYNACCTLRIDFSKLTSLNVKYNNDKSRDYTRPDLPSGDSQPSLDQTMAAAFGAPGIISASPYAGAGFPPTFAIPQAAGLSVPNVHGALAPLAIPSAAAAAAAAGRIAIPGLAGAGNSVLLVSNLNPERVTPQSLFILFGVYGDVQRVKILFNKKENALVQMADGSQAQLAMSHLNGHKLHGKPIRITLSKHQNVQLPREGQEDQGLTKDYGNSPLHRFKKPGSKNFQNIFPPSATLHLSNIPPSISEEDLKILFSSNGGVVKGFKFFQKDRKMALIQMGSVEEAVQALIDLHNHDLGENHHLRVSFSKSTI; this is encoded by the exons AtgagcagcagctcggcctctgcAG CAAATGGAAATGACAGTAAGAAGTTCAAAGGTGACAACAGAAGCGCCGGTGTCCCCTCCAGAGTGATCCACATCCGCAAGCTCCCCAGCGACGTCACCGAGGGGGAAGTCATCTCCCTGGGGCTGCCCTTCGGGAAGGTGACCAACCTCCTGATGCTGAAAGGGAAGAACCAG GCCTTCATTGAGATGAATACCGAGGAGGCCGCCAACACCATGGTCAACTACTACACCTCGGTGACACCTGTGCTTCGTGGCCAGCCCATCTACATCCAGTTCTCCAACCACAAGGAGCTCAAGACGGACAGCTCCCCCAACCAGGCG AGGGCCCAGGCGGCCTTGCAGGCAGTGAACTCAGTCCAGTCGGGAAACCTGGCCCTGGCCACCTCGGCTGCCGCCGTGGATGCAGGGATGGCGATGGCCGGGCAGAGCCCTGTGCTCAGGATCATTGTGGAGAACCTCTTCTACCCCGTGACGCTGGACGTGCTGCACCAG ATCTTCTCCAAGTTTGGCACAGTTCTGAAAATCATCACCTTCACCAAGAACAACCAGTTCCAAGCTCTGCTGCAGTATGCAGACCCCGTGAGCGCCCAGCACGCCAAGCTG TCCCTGGACGGGCAGAACATCTACAATGCCTGCTGTACACTGCGCATCGACTTCTCTAAGCTCACCAGCCTCAACGTCAAGTACAACAATGACAAGAGCCGGGATTACACGCGCCCAGACCTGCCCTCTGGGGACAGCCAGCCCTCGCTGGACCAGACCATGGCTGCTGCCTTTG GTGCACCTGGTATAATCTCAGCCTCTCCGTATGCAGGAGCTGGTTTCCCTCCCACCTTTGCCATTCCTCAAGCTGCAG GCCTGTCTGTTCCTAACGTTCACGGAGCCCTGGCCCCCCTGGCTATTCCATCGGctgcggcagcggcagcggcagcaggCCGGATTGCCATCCCGGGCCTGGCAGGGGCGGGCAACTCTGTCTTGCTGGTCAGCAACCTCAACCCAGAG AGAGTCACACCCCAAAGCCTCTTTATTCTTTTCG GCGTTTACGGAGACGTGCAGAGGGTGAAGATCCTGTTCAACAAGAAGGAGAACGCCCTGGTGCAGATGGCGGACGGCAGCCAGGCCCAGCTGG CCATGAGCCACCTGAATGGGCACAAGCTGCACGGGAAGCCCATCCGCATCACACTATCCAAGCACCAGAACGTGCAGCTGCCCCGTGAGGGCCAGGAGGACCAGGGCCTCACCAAGGACTACGGCAACTCGCCCCTGCACCGCTTCAAGAAGCCTGGCTCCAAGAACTTCCAGAACATCTTCCCGCCCTCAGCCACCTTGCACCTCTCCAACATCCC GCCCTCAATATCAGAAGAAGATCTCAAGATTCTTTTCTCCAGCAACGGCGGGGTCGTCAAAGGGTTCAAGTTCTTCCA GAAGGACCGCAAGATGGCCCTGATCCAGATGGGCTCCGTGGAGGAGGCGGTCCAGGCCCTCATTGACCTGCACAACCATGACCTCGGCGAGAACCACCACCTGCGGGTCTCCTTCTCCAAGTCCACCATCTAG
- the PTBP1 gene encoding polypyrimidine tract-binding protein 1 isoform X1 gives MDGIVPDIAVGTKRGSDELFSTCVTNGPFIMSSSSASAANGNDSKKFKGDNRSAGVPSRVIHIRKLPSDVTEGEVISLGLPFGKVTNLLMLKGKNQAFIEMNTEEAANTMVNYYTSVTPVLRGQPIYIQFSNHKELKTDSSPNQARAQAALQAVNSVQSGNLALATSAAAVDAGMAMAGQSPVLRIIVENLFYPVTLDVLHQIFSKFGTVLKIITFTKNNQFQALLQYADPVSAQHAKLSLDGQNIYNACCTLRIDFSKLTSLNVKYNNDKSRDYTRPDLPSGDSQPSLDQTMAAAFASPYAGAGFPPTFAIPQAAGLSVPNVHGALAPLAIPSAAAAAAAAGRIAIPGLAGAGNSVLLVSNLNPERVTPQSLFILFGVYGDVQRVKILFNKKENALVQMADGSQAQLAMSHLNGHKLHGKPIRITLSKHQNVQLPREGQEDQGLTKDYGNSPLHRFKKPGSKNFQNIFPPSATLHLSNIPPSISEEDLKILFSSNGGVVKGFKFFQKDRKMALIQMGSVEEAVQALIDLHNHDLGENHHLRVSFSKSTI, from the exons ATGGACGG CATCGTCCCAGATATAGCAGTTGGTACAAAG cgGGGATCTGACGAGCTCTTCTCTACTTGTGTCACTAACGGACCCTTTATCAtgagcagcagctcggcctctgcAG CAAATGGAAATGACAGTAAGAAGTTCAAAGGTGACAACAGAAGCGCCGGTGTCCCCTCCAGAGTGATCCACATCCGCAAGCTCCCCAGCGACGTCACCGAGGGGGAAGTCATCTCCCTGGGGCTGCCCTTCGGGAAGGTGACCAACCTCCTGATGCTGAAAGGGAAGAACCAG GCCTTCATTGAGATGAATACCGAGGAGGCCGCCAACACCATGGTCAACTACTACACCTCGGTGACACCTGTGCTTCGTGGCCAGCCCATCTACATCCAGTTCTCCAACCACAAGGAGCTCAAGACGGACAGCTCCCCCAACCAGGCG AGGGCCCAGGCGGCCTTGCAGGCAGTGAACTCAGTCCAGTCGGGAAACCTGGCCCTGGCCACCTCGGCTGCCGCCGTGGATGCAGGGATGGCGATGGCCGGGCAGAGCCCTGTGCTCAGGATCATTGTGGAGAACCTCTTCTACCCCGTGACGCTGGACGTGCTGCACCAG ATCTTCTCCAAGTTTGGCACAGTTCTGAAAATCATCACCTTCACCAAGAACAACCAGTTCCAAGCTCTGCTGCAGTATGCAGACCCCGTGAGCGCCCAGCACGCCAAGCTG TCCCTGGACGGGCAGAACATCTACAATGCCTGCTGTACACTGCGCATCGACTTCTCTAAGCTCACCAGCCTCAACGTCAAGTACAACAATGACAAGAGCCGGGATTACACGCGCCCAGACCTGCCCTCTGGGGACAGCCAGCCCTCGCTGGACCAGACCATGGCTGCTGCCTTTG CCTCTCCGTATGCAGGAGCTGGTTTCCCTCCCACCTTTGCCATTCCTCAAGCTGCAG GCCTGTCTGTTCCTAACGTTCACGGAGCCCTGGCCCCCCTGGCTATTCCATCGGctgcggcagcggcagcggcagcaggCCGGATTGCCATCCCGGGCCTGGCAGGGGCGGGCAACTCTGTCTTGCTGGTCAGCAACCTCAACCCAGAG AGAGTCACACCCCAAAGCCTCTTTATTCTTTTCG GCGTTTACGGAGACGTGCAGAGGGTGAAGATCCTGTTCAACAAGAAGGAGAACGCCCTGGTGCAGATGGCGGACGGCAGCCAGGCCCAGCTGG CCATGAGCCACCTGAATGGGCACAAGCTGCACGGGAAGCCCATCCGCATCACACTATCCAAGCACCAGAACGTGCAGCTGCCCCGTGAGGGCCAGGAGGACCAGGGCCTCACCAAGGACTACGGCAACTCGCCCCTGCACCGCTTCAAGAAGCCTGGCTCCAAGAACTTCCAGAACATCTTCCCGCCCTCAGCCACCTTGCACCTCTCCAACATCCC GCCCTCAATATCAGAAGAAGATCTCAAGATTCTTTTCTCCAGCAACGGCGGGGTCGTCAAAGGGTTCAAGTTCTTCCA GAAGGACCGCAAGATGGCCCTGATCCAGATGGGCTCCGTGGAGGAGGCGGTCCAGGCCCTCATTGACCTGCACAACCATGACCTCGGCGAGAACCACCACCTGCGGGTCTCCTTCTCCAAGTCCACCATCTAG
- the PTBP1 gene encoding polypyrimidine tract-binding protein 1 isoform X2 codes for MDGIVPDIAVGTKRGSDELFSTCVTNGPFIMSSSSASAANGNDSKKFKGDNRSAGVPSRVIHIRKLPSDVTEGEVISLGLPFGKVTNLLMLKGKNQAFIEMNTEEAANTMVNYYTSVTPVLRGQPIYIQFSNHKELKTDSSPNQARAQAALQAVNSVQSGNLALATSAAAVDAGMAMAGQSPVLRIIVENLFYPVTLDVLHQIFSKFGTVLKIITFTKNNQFQALLQYADPVSAQHAKLSLDGQNIYNACCTLRIDFSKLTSLNVKYNNDKSRDYTRPDLPSGDSQPSLDQTMAAAFGLSVPNVHGALAPLAIPSAAAAAAAAGRIAIPGLAGAGNSVLLVSNLNPERVTPQSLFILFGVYGDVQRVKILFNKKENALVQMADGSQAQLAMSHLNGHKLHGKPIRITLSKHQNVQLPREGQEDQGLTKDYGNSPLHRFKKPGSKNFQNIFPPSATLHLSNIPPSISEEDLKILFSSNGGVVKGFKFFQKDRKMALIQMGSVEEAVQALIDLHNHDLGENHHLRVSFSKSTI; via the exons ATGGACGG CATCGTCCCAGATATAGCAGTTGGTACAAAG cgGGGATCTGACGAGCTCTTCTCTACTTGTGTCACTAACGGACCCTTTATCAtgagcagcagctcggcctctgcAG CAAATGGAAATGACAGTAAGAAGTTCAAAGGTGACAACAGAAGCGCCGGTGTCCCCTCCAGAGTGATCCACATCCGCAAGCTCCCCAGCGACGTCACCGAGGGGGAAGTCATCTCCCTGGGGCTGCCCTTCGGGAAGGTGACCAACCTCCTGATGCTGAAAGGGAAGAACCAG GCCTTCATTGAGATGAATACCGAGGAGGCCGCCAACACCATGGTCAACTACTACACCTCGGTGACACCTGTGCTTCGTGGCCAGCCCATCTACATCCAGTTCTCCAACCACAAGGAGCTCAAGACGGACAGCTCCCCCAACCAGGCG AGGGCCCAGGCGGCCTTGCAGGCAGTGAACTCAGTCCAGTCGGGAAACCTGGCCCTGGCCACCTCGGCTGCCGCCGTGGATGCAGGGATGGCGATGGCCGGGCAGAGCCCTGTGCTCAGGATCATTGTGGAGAACCTCTTCTACCCCGTGACGCTGGACGTGCTGCACCAG ATCTTCTCCAAGTTTGGCACAGTTCTGAAAATCATCACCTTCACCAAGAACAACCAGTTCCAAGCTCTGCTGCAGTATGCAGACCCCGTGAGCGCCCAGCACGCCAAGCTG TCCCTGGACGGGCAGAACATCTACAATGCCTGCTGTACACTGCGCATCGACTTCTCTAAGCTCACCAGCCTCAACGTCAAGTACAACAATGACAAGAGCCGGGATTACACGCGCCCAGACCTGCCCTCTGGGGACAGCCAGCCCTCGCTGGACCAGACCATGGCTGCTGCCTTTG GCCTGTCTGTTCCTAACGTTCACGGAGCCCTGGCCCCCCTGGCTATTCCATCGGctgcggcagcggcagcggcagcaggCCGGATTGCCATCCCGGGCCTGGCAGGGGCGGGCAACTCTGTCTTGCTGGTCAGCAACCTCAACCCAGAG AGAGTCACACCCCAAAGCCTCTTTATTCTTTTCG GCGTTTACGGAGACGTGCAGAGGGTGAAGATCCTGTTCAACAAGAAGGAGAACGCCCTGGTGCAGATGGCGGACGGCAGCCAGGCCCAGCTGG CCATGAGCCACCTGAATGGGCACAAGCTGCACGGGAAGCCCATCCGCATCACACTATCCAAGCACCAGAACGTGCAGCTGCCCCGTGAGGGCCAGGAGGACCAGGGCCTCACCAAGGACTACGGCAACTCGCCCCTGCACCGCTTCAAGAAGCCTGGCTCCAAGAACTTCCAGAACATCTTCCCGCCCTCAGCCACCTTGCACCTCTCCAACATCCC GCCCTCAATATCAGAAGAAGATCTCAAGATTCTTTTCTCCAGCAACGGCGGGGTCGTCAAAGGGTTCAAGTTCTTCCA GAAGGACCGCAAGATGGCCCTGATCCAGATGGGCTCCGTGGAGGAGGCGGTCCAGGCCCTCATTGACCTGCACAACCATGACCTCGGCGAGAACCACCACCTGCGGGTCTCCTTCTCCAAGTCCACCATCTAG
- the PTBP1 gene encoding polypyrimidine tract-binding protein 1 isoform X4, translating to MDGIVPDIAVGTKRGSDELFSTCVTNGPFIMSSSSASAANGNDSKKFKGDNRSAGVPSRVIHIRKLPSDVTEGEVISLGLPFGKVTNLLMLKGKNQAFIEMNTEEAANTMVNYYTSVTPVLRGQPIYIQFSNHKELKTDSSPNQARAQAALQAVNSVQSGNLALATSAAAVDAGMAMAGQSPVLRIIVENLFYPVTLDVLHQIFSKFGTVLKIITFTKNNQFQALLQYADPVSAQHAKLSLDGQNIYNACCTLRIDFSKLTSLNVKYNNDKSRDYTRPDLPSGDSQPSLDQTMAAAFGAPGIISASPYAGAGFPPTFAIPQAAGLSVPNVHGALAPLAIPSAAAAAAAAGRIAIPGLAGAGNSVLLVSNLNPERVTPQSLFILFGVYGDVQRVKILFNKKENALVQMADGSQAQLAMSHLNGHKLHGKPIRITLSKHQNVQLPREGQEDQGLTKDYGNSPLHRFKKPGSKNFQNIFPPSATLHLSNIPPSISEEDLKILFSSNGGVVKGFKFFQKDRKMALIQMGSVEEAVQALIDLHNHDLGENHHLRVSFSKSTI from the exons ATGGACGG CATCGTCCCAGATATAGCAGTTGGTACAAAG cgGGGATCTGACGAGCTCTTCTCTACTTGTGTCACTAACGGACCCTTTATCAtgagcagcagctcggcctctgcAG CAAATGGAAATGACAGTAAGAAGTTCAAAGGTGACAACAGAAGCGCCGGTGTCCCCTCCAGAGTGATCCACATCCGCAAGCTCCCCAGCGACGTCACCGAGGGGGAAGTCATCTCCCTGGGGCTGCCCTTCGGGAAGGTGACCAACCTCCTGATGCTGAAAGGGAAGAACCAG GCCTTCATTGAGATGAATACCGAGGAGGCCGCCAACACCATGGTCAACTACTACACCTCGGTGACACCTGTGCTTCGTGGCCAGCCCATCTACATCCAGTTCTCCAACCACAAGGAGCTCAAGACGGACAGCTCCCCCAACCAGGCG AGGGCCCAGGCGGCCTTGCAGGCAGTGAACTCAGTCCAGTCGGGAAACCTGGCCCTGGCCACCTCGGCTGCCGCCGTGGATGCAGGGATGGCGATGGCCGGGCAGAGCCCTGTGCTCAGGATCATTGTGGAGAACCTCTTCTACCCCGTGACGCTGGACGTGCTGCACCAG ATCTTCTCCAAGTTTGGCACAGTTCTGAAAATCATCACCTTCACCAAGAACAACCAGTTCCAAGCTCTGCTGCAGTATGCAGACCCCGTGAGCGCCCAGCACGCCAAGCTG TCCCTGGACGGGCAGAACATCTACAATGCCTGCTGTACACTGCGCATCGACTTCTCTAAGCTCACCAGCCTCAACGTCAAGTACAACAATGACAAGAGCCGGGATTACACGCGCCCAGACCTGCCCTCTGGGGACAGCCAGCCCTCGCTGGACCAGACCATGGCTGCTGCCTTTG GTGCACCTGGTATAATCTCAGCCTCTCCGTATGCAGGAGCTGGTTTCCCTCCCACCTTTGCCATTCCTCAAGCTGCAG GCCTGTCTGTTCCTAACGTTCACGGAGCCCTGGCCCCCCTGGCTATTCCATCGGctgcggcagcggcagcggcagcaggCCGGATTGCCATCCCGGGCCTGGCAGGGGCGGGCAACTCTGTCTTGCTGGTCAGCAACCTCAACCCAGAG AGAGTCACACCCCAAAGCCTCTTTATTCTTTTCG GCGTTTACGGAGACGTGCAGAGGGTGAAGATCCTGTTCAACAAGAAGGAGAACGCCCTGGTGCAGATGGCGGACGGCAGCCAGGCCCAGCTGG CCATGAGCCACCTGAATGGGCACAAGCTGCACGGGAAGCCCATCCGCATCACACTATCCAAGCACCAGAACGTGCAGCTGCCCCGTGAGGGCCAGGAGGACCAGGGCCTCACCAAGGACTACGGCAACTCGCCCCTGCACCGCTTCAAGAAGCCTGGCTCCAAGAACTTCCAGAACATCTTCCCGCCCTCAGCCACCTTGCACCTCTCCAACATCCC GCCCTCAATATCAGAAGAAGATCTCAAGATTCTTTTCTCCAGCAACGGCGGGGTCGTCAAAGGGTTCAAGTTCTTCCA GAAGGACCGCAAGATGGCCCTGATCCAGATGGGCTCCGTGGAGGAGGCGGTCCAGGCCCTCATTGACCTGCACAACCATGACCTCGGCGAGAACCACCACCTGCGGGTCTCCTTCTCCAAGTCCACCATCTAG
- the MISP gene encoding mitotic interactor and substrate of PLK1 produces the protein MDRVTRYPILATPSVTGLVLDGDARYTFRLVGVGPEAGSWGQNEPQAWPAAGEAWQDATRTGVSWAMHSYAVKPKDEEDLETQGYHQGTRDTLSGRPWNLERERWAIIQGQAVRKSGTVATLQGTPDQEDPRVPGPLRPPHPEEDAVDREQIDFLAARQQFLSLEQANKEGPQKPPAKGPPTRALPGTGQAPKASNGPHLANGSAVLLKPQVKAAVAAEKHPQGLPAWPSVQVEGNQVDSPETPKETPIEREIRLAQEREADLREQRGLQRAASHQELVEIRAHPLLTRVSLTAAPRWDRGRPSLYVQRDMVQGTQREEDHRREGLQVGRLSTSHWVPEDPQPGLQRALSSDAILGPVPDARAADPAPEVKKVNRIPPDAYQPYLNPGSPRLELSALGSAYGKPGYLSAEEAKAVAPPKAVGSWRHLSESFGKPLSTQQESPKPSWGPPPADGGVVRWQYFHLRPLQFRAPDVPQQAEAPHSRGWEGPRGQAWKLQRSQSSDLLEREVESVLRREREVAEERRNALFPEVFSPKPGEGCDRYSRSSSQASGITGSYSVSESPFSSPVHQHSGVAWMSEDEMDTPTRRTKKEQWYAGINPLDGINSEILEATRVTRHKNAMAERWESGIYASEDED, from the exons ATGGACCGAGTGACCAGATACCCCATCCTGGCCACACCCAGTGTCACTGGCCTGGTACTCGATGGGGACGCCCGCTACACATTCCGGCTGGTGGGCGTGGGACCCGAGGCCGGCAGCTGGGGCCAGAATGAGCCACAGGCATGGCCCGCAGCCGGGGAGGCCTGGCAGGATGCGACGAGGACAGGGGTGTCCTGGGCCATGCACAGCTACGCCGTTAAGCCGAAGGATGAGGAGGACTTGGAGACGCAGGGGTACCACCAGGGCACCAGGGACACCCTCTCCGGGAGGCCGTGGAACCTGGAGCGGGAGCGCTGGGCCATCATCCAGGGCCAGGCGGTCAGGAAGAGTGGCACGGTGGCCACGCTCCAGGGCACCCCTGACCAGGAAGACCCCCGGGTCCCTGGCCCACTGCGGCCCCCACACCCAGAGGAGGATGCCGTCGACAGGGAGCAGATCGACTTCCTCGCCGCAAGGCAGCAGTTCCTGAGCCTGGAGCAGGCCAACAAGGAGGGCCCCCAAAAGCCCCCAGCCAAAGGGCCCCCAACACGTGCCCTGCCGGGCACCGGCCAGGCCCCCAAGGCCTCCAATGGGCCCCACCTGGCCAATGGGTCTGCGGTCCTCCTCAAGCCACAGGTGAAGGCAGCGGTTGCGGCAGAGAAGCATCCCCAAGGTTTGCCCGCATGGCCCAGTGTCCAGGTTGAGGGCAACCAAGTGGACTCCCCAGAGACCCCCAAGGAGACGCCCATCGAGCGGGAGATCCGCCTGGCCCAGGAGCGCGAGGCGGACCTGCGAGAGCAGAGGGGGCTTCAGCGAGCGGCCAGCCACCAGGAGCTGGTGGAGATCCGCGCCCACCCACTGCTGACCAGGGTGAGCCTGACCGCAGCGCCTCGGTGGGACAGGGGTCGCCCATCTCTCTATGTGCAGCGGGACATGGTGCAAGGCACCCAGCGTGAGGAGGACCACCGGCGGGAGGGCCTACAGGTGGGCCGGCTATCCACATCCCACTGGGTCCCTGAGGAcccccagcctgggctccagAGAGCCCTCAGCTCAGACGCCATCCTTGGCCCCGTCCCAGACGCCCGAGCAGCCGACCCTGCCCCAGAGGTGAAGAAGGTGAACCGCATCCCGCCCGATGCCTACCAGCCATACCTGAACCCCGGGAGCCCCCGGCTGGAGCTCTCGGCCCTCGGAAGCGCATACGGCAAGCCGGGGTACCTCTCCGCAGAGGAGGCCAAGGCTGTGGCCCCTCCGAAGGCCGTGGGGTCCTGGAGGCATCTCTCAGAATCCTTTGGAAAGCCCTTGAGCACACAGCAAGAGTCCCCAAAGCCCTCCTGGGGACCCCCCCCAGCCGATGGGGGCGTTGTGCGGTGGCAGTACTTCCACCTGCGCCCCCTGCAGTTCAGGGCCCCAGATGTGCCCCAGCAGGCTGAGGCCCCCCACAgccggggctgggaggggcccaggggccaGGCGTGGAAGTTGCAGAGGTCCCAGTCGTCGGACCTGCTGGAGAGGGAGGTGGAAAGCGTGCTGCGCCGCGAGCGGGAGGTGGCGGAGGAGAGGAGGAACGCTCTCTTCCCTGAGGTCTTCTCCCCGAAGCCCGGGGAGGGCTGTGACCGATACTCCAGGAGCTCCTCCCAGGCATCCG GCATCACGGGCAGCTACTCGGTGTCCGAGTCACCCTTCTCCAGCCCCGTCCACCAGCACTCGGGTGTGGCGTGGATGTCAGAAGACGAGATGGACACTCCCACGCGGAGAACTAAGAAGGAGCAGTGG TATGCCGGCATCAACCCCTTAGATGGCATCAACTCGGAG ATCCTGGAAGCCACGCGGGTGACCCGCCACAAGAACGCCATGGCCGAACGCTGGGAATCCGGCATCTACGCCAGTGAGGACGAGGACTGA